The sequence TTCCGATAATGACTGGCAGCATATCATAACTTCATTTTCCGTTAATCGGATATGATGGATCTTATGGTTAGACATCTAATGGTCAAGTGTCGCAAGGCTCAATCCAGTAAGCTGTGCTGCCGTCGCTAGGGTAATTAGCTCCTGACTTCCGCAAATTGGACAACATGCAATTGCTGGAGTTTGGCCTTTTTTTACCCTTTTGTGGTATTTAATAATGTTGATTTCCTTTATTTTCTTTCTAATGATTTTCTCCTGATTTAATCAACTCCTGCTTCTCTCCCATTGAACACAAAGTATATCTCTTCAAGCCATGGAATTTTTTAACAAGAAAATTTAAAAATAATTTTGATGACTTGCTTGACAAAACCATGAAAAAATTTTGAAAAAATTACGGCATGTTCGCTCTTCAAGCACATTCTATTTACTAAAATGAAAAATTATTTCTTGACAATGAAAAATTTATGTTTTAGATTTTAGCTGCAATCATAAGACGCTCTTTATATTTGGAGAACTACCGAGATCCGTATGGCTCGCAAAGGAGGAAAAAAAGTCTATCGGTTTTTCGATTTTACGATTGAAACACGTGAGCATCGTTTGCTAAAGGATGGTCAAGAGATCTATCTTCGGCCCAAGACGTTTGACACCCTGTTATACTTGATCGAGCATCATGGTCGCCTGGTCCCAAAAGATGAATTAATGAAACAGGTGTGGACTGATACCATCGTTACTGAGGCGGCTATGGCTCACTGTGTCGAGGAAGCACGAAAAGCGCTCGGGGATATTCCGCATAATCCCTGCTACATCAAGACGATTCCCCGCTTAGGCTATAAATTCATCGCACCTATTCAGAAAATTTGGCTGAACCAAGACGAGGTCGTTGAGGAAGAATTATCGTTTCTGCAAGTCACTGTTCGGGAGGAAGAACGGGAATCACCAAAGGAGATTGGGGATTCGAAAGCAATGGCATTCCCTTCAATTTCGTTCTCCCCTTTGCTTGTTCATTTACCAAACCGCCTGCAGTCATATTGGTCAAAAACACGAAAAAAAATAACCGTGCTTGTCCTGCTATTTTTAATGATGATTTTTGTTGGAAGATATCTATATCATCGCAGCCATCCTGATATTCAATCGATCGCAGTCCTCCCCCTCACCAGTTTGAATGCTGATCCCTCACAGGATTACTTTGCTGATGGAATGACCGAATCGTTGATCAATGAGCTGGCAAAGATCAGTGCAGTTCGGGTGATTTCACGCACATCGGTGATGCAATACAAGGGCGTCTATCGGCCGCTATTAGACATTGCGCAGCAACTGAAGGTGGATGCCGTTGTGGAAGGTTCGCTATTCTATTCTGATGATCGGGTGCGGATCACCGCACAATTGATTCAAGCAAAACCTGAGCGTCATTTGTGGGCAGATAGTTATGAGCGAAAGATGAGTGACATCCTCGAATTGCAAAGCGAAATCACTACAGCAATTGCCACTGGGATCAACGCAAAACTGCAGCCGCACGAAAAAGCCCATTTAAGTCGAATTCGACAAGTTAATCCTGACGCTTATCACGTTTATCTAAAAGGTCGCTTCTTCTGGAATAAGCGAACACCAGAGGGTTTTAAAAAAGGAATCGAGTATTTCAATCAAGCGATTGCAATTGACCCAAGCTATGCACTGGCTTACGCTGGGTTAGCCGATTGCTATAATCTGCTGAACGATTATGATATATTAGAACCCAGAGAAGCAATTTCCAGAGCCAAAGCGGCTGCTGAGCAGGCCCTGGCCATAGAACCAACCCTTGCCGAAGCTCATGCTTCGCTGGGTTTTGCCCTGGCCCGCTACGATTGGGACTGGAAAGGCGCCGAGCAGGAGTTGTTGCGTGCTATTGAATTGAAACCCAATTATGCGATTGCCCACCATTGGTATGCGCTGCAACTTGCGATGATGGGGCGATTCCGAGAAGCCAGGACGGAAATCAATAAAGCGCTGGATTTGGATCCGCTATCGCTAATTCTCAACGCCAATATTGGCTGGATTTATTTTTTCGAGAGAAATTATGATCTGGCAGAAGAGCAGTTGAAGCGAACACTCGAAATGGATCCAAATTTTATGTCGGCTCAAGTCAAGCTCGCCTGGGTCTACGAACAGCAGGGCCGTTATGAGCAAGCGATTGATCAATTTAACAAGGTGCTTGCTACATTCGGCGATGAACCGCATGTTTTGGCATTACTGGCAAATAGCTATGCGCTTGCTGGACTAAGTAGTAATGCTAAAAAAATTATCGAAGAATTGATTGCGGCCTCAAAGCAGAGATATATCTCTCGCTACTGGATCGCAATGATCTATGCCTGTCTTGGAGAAAAAGATAACGCTTTTTATTGGCTGAATCAAGCGATCGTTCAAAAAAATAGCGGATTGGTCTGGCTGAAGGTCGAGCCCAAACTGGATCAGTTGCGGACAGACCCAAGATTTTCTGAAATTATCCATAAAGTTGGGCTGTTTTAGTGGCATTCAAATTAGATTTTGGGGCTTAAAATCTAAAAGATTATGGTGGTGTTTTTACAAATTGACTGCATAGCCACTCATCATTGAGAAAGAGAATTTGGCGTACGGCGAAAACATTTTTGGTGTAATTCGGTTATTGATAAGAATCATTTACTCATTATTCATCTTTAGCGTTTATCTAGCTCTTTAGAAAGCATTTTCCACCTCACATAAACGATGGCAGCTCTGGCTTCGGGGATCTCCTGGATGCGAGCTGAGGAGACCACGTTTACGATGGCCCTGGCCGAAAGCTGTTTGTTGATCGCCTCCATTTGTCCTTCTGCAAAGCTGAACAATACGTCGAGCTATTAAAATTTCTGGTTTGGTGCGAGATCAATCGCACGCCTGTGAAAAAATACCCCATCGGGGTGGAAATTCTCAAGAAGGTCAAAGGGTCCAATCCCGCCATCGATCCGTCGGTGCGTATCTATATCCATCGGCTCAGGAATAAAATCAAGGCCTATTATGACGACGAGGGGAAAACCGATAAAATCATACTGACGATCCCTAAGGGGCATTATGAGGTTCGATTTCAGCAGCAATCCTTTGTCAAGCGAACCTTGCTCCAGCGCTTAGCTTCTAGACGCCTGCTCGTTCTCGGCATCATCATAGCGCTGGCAATCACCAATAGTTTGACTCTCTTTTTTTACCTCAGCCGACCAAAATCCACTCCAACCATCAGCAACCCGATCCCCAAGGATGATCCGATCTGGAGCGATTTTTTCAGCAATCACCTGCCCACCACCATTGTGATCGGCGACCATTTCCAGTTCTGGGAATTTGATAATGACCAGCAAAAGCCTCGAATTATTATCGATTATGGAATTAATAACCAAGCCGAATTCGAACAGTTCAGCCAGAAATTTCCCAAGCGCTCGGTAAAAAAAGAGCGCCATGGCGGACTGCCCGTAAATTCTGCCTGGAACATTTATGACCTCGCTCATGCCCTGTATTCATTTGATCAAACTGCCACCATTGAGCTTTCTTCTCTTTTTGCGGCGACGCAATTTGATTTGAAAAACTTCATCGACCGCAATGTGATCTATATTGGGGGCTTCAGCAGCCTCCGTGAGATTGGGACGATCCTCGCCAAGTTGCCAATCCAGTATAAATACACCAATAATTTCAAAGGGATTCTGACGGTGAGAGTTCCTGAGTCGGACTCGCTCATCAGCTTTGTGGGCAAGAAAATCGATAACCAATACCATCAGGATGTGGGGTTGATCGCTAAGGTTGCGGGTTCAAACAACGAGAATTATCTGTTCCTGTGTGGCTTCGCTTTTCCCTCCCAGATTGAAACCGTGCGCTTGCTCAATCGCCCTGAGCTGTTGGCTAATCTCTATTCTCAAATTGCAGTAGATAAGCGGGCTTTTCCCAAACACTTTATCATCATCGTTGAAATTTTATGTACCGAATTTTCAGCAATCAGCACCAAGGTGAAATATTTTCGAGAGATTCCTGCTACGGTTCAAAAATAAGCATTGAACGCCATAGTTACCTATTGCTCTTAAATTTCGCACTAGCCCCTCAACTATCAAATAGCAAACGAAAATTATCCATGACTTGTTAAGAGATTAAATCCTTTTGAAAATAATCTCTATCCCCTCCGTACATCCTCAGCTACAAATTAAATACGCAAAAG is a genomic window of candidate division KSB1 bacterium containing:
- a CDS encoding tetratricopeptide repeat protein, encoding MARKGGKKVYRFFDFTIETREHRLLKDGQEIYLRPKTFDTLLYLIEHHGRLVPKDELMKQVWTDTIVTEAAMAHCVEEARKALGDIPHNPCYIKTIPRLGYKFIAPIQKIWLNQDEVVEEELSFLQVTVREEERESPKEIGDSKAMAFPSISFSPLLVHLPNRLQSYWSKTRKKITVLVLLFLMMIFVGRYLYHRSHPDIQSIAVLPLTSLNADPSQDYFADGMTESLINELAKISAVRVISRTSVMQYKGVYRPLLDIAQQLKVDAVVEGSLFYSDDRVRITAQLIQAKPERHLWADSYERKMSDILELQSEITTAIATGINAKLQPHEKAHLSRIRQVNPDAYHVYLKGRFFWNKRTPEGFKKGIEYFNQAIAIDPSYALAYAGLADCYNLLNDYDILEPREAISRAKAAAEQALAIEPTLAEAHASLGFALARYDWDWKGAEQELLRAIELKPNYAIAHHWYALQLAMMGRFREARTEINKALDLDPLSLILNANIGWIYFFERNYDLAEEQLKRTLEMDPNFMSAQVKLAWVYEQQGRYEQAIDQFNKVLATFGDEPHVLALLANSYALAGLSSNAKKIIEELIAASKQRYISRYWIAMIYACLGEKDNAFYWLNQAIVQKNSGLVWLKVEPKLDQLRTDPRFSEIIHKVGLF
- a CDS encoding helix-turn-helix domain-containing protein; the encoded protein is MSFCKAEQYVELLKFLVWCEINRTPVKKYPIGVEILKKVKGSNPAIDPSVRIYIHRLRNKIKAYYDDEGKTDKIILTIPKGHYEVRFQQQSFVKRTLLQRLASRRLLVLGIIIALAITNSLTLFFYLSRPKSTPTISNPIPKDDPIWSDFFSNHLPTTIVIGDHFQFWEFDNDQQKPRIIIDYGINNQAEFEQFSQKFPKRSVKKERHGGLPVNSAWNIYDLAHALYSFDQTATIELSSLFAATQFDLKNFIDRNVIYIGGFSSLREIGTILAKLPIQYKYTNNFKGILTVRVPESDSLISFVGKKIDNQYHQDVGLIAKVAGSNNENYLFLCGFAFPSQIETVRLLNRPELLANLYSQIAVDKRAFPKHFIIIVEILCTEFSAISTKVKYFREIPATVQK